From Rhizobium favelukesii, the proteins below share one genomic window:
- a CDS encoding sensor histidine kinase yields MNRFWFLFKSTAVRLSALYILLFAICAATLVFYVTAMSERLLTNQIREAVQQEVDQVQRAYDAGGMNLLLRTMERRARQPGANLYIIAGPSGDILAGNVASVQPGVLDEEGWTSLPFMYQRYADSGLSRRHMAVANIFVLDNGLRLLIGRDLGEPEAFRGLVRQALMIALAIMGLGAIIIWFGIGRNALKRIDRMSDASKKIMAGDLSQRLPVGGSGDEFDRLSVSLNTMLGRIEKLNEGLRQVSDNIAHDLKTPLTRLRNKATDALDTADAEVRRTALEGIISESDQLIRTFNALLMISRVEAGSVAAEMSPVDLTAIVADSAELYEPVADDAGLALTSSIEPDIEVQGNRELIGQAIFNLIDNAIKYSSDAEGHGDIALKLLRRADGICLSIADRGLGVPAEKREDVLKRFVRLDESRSKPGTGLGLSLVEAVMELHGGKLELSDTDAQHQEKRGLTVSMIFPVK; encoded by the coding sequence ATGAACCGTTTCTGGTTTCTCTTCAAGTCCACGGCAGTCCGCCTTTCGGCACTTTACATCCTGCTCTTTGCCATCTGCGCCGCGACGCTGGTCTTCTATGTGACGGCGATGTCCGAGCGGCTTCTGACAAACCAGATCCGCGAAGCCGTGCAGCAGGAAGTGGACCAGGTCCAGCGGGCCTACGACGCCGGCGGCATGAATCTTCTTCTGCGCACGATGGAGCGCCGCGCGCGCCAGCCAGGCGCCAATCTCTACATCATTGCCGGTCCCTCGGGCGATATCCTCGCCGGGAACGTCGCATCCGTGCAGCCCGGTGTGCTCGATGAAGAGGGGTGGACCTCCTTGCCCTTCATGTATCAGCGTTATGCCGACAGCGGCCTCAGCCGCCGGCATATGGCGGTTGCCAACATTTTCGTGCTGGACAACGGGCTGCGTCTGCTGATCGGCCGCGACCTCGGCGAGCCTGAGGCATTCCGCGGGCTGGTGCGGCAGGCTCTGATGATCGCACTCGCGATCATGGGCCTCGGAGCTATCATCATCTGGTTCGGCATCGGGAGGAACGCCCTGAAGCGGATCGACCGCATGTCCGATGCGAGCAAAAAGATCATGGCCGGGGATCTCTCGCAGCGGCTTCCGGTCGGGGGCTCAGGCGACGAGTTCGATCGTCTGTCGGTCTCGCTCAATACGATGCTCGGCCGGATAGAGAAGCTGAACGAAGGGTTGCGGCAGGTTTCCGACAACATTGCGCATGACCTGAAGACGCCGCTGACGCGGTTGCGCAACAAGGCTACCGACGCCCTGGATACCGCAGACGCCGAGGTGCGACGCACCGCGCTTGAGGGGATCATATCCGAGTCCGATCAGTTGATCCGCACGTTCAATGCGCTGCTGATGATTTCGCGCGTCGAGGCGGGTTCGGTCGCCGCCGAAATGTCTCCGGTCGATCTCACCGCCATCGTCGCAGACAGCGCGGAACTGTATGAGCCCGTCGCCGATGATGCAGGGCTTGCGCTCACCTCGTCGATCGAGCCTGACATCGAAGTTCAGGGCAACCGCGAGCTGATCGGCCAAGCGATTTTCAATCTCATCGACAACGCCATCAAGTATTCGTCGGATGCGGAAGGCCACGGCGATATCGCGCTGAAGTTGCTTCGCCGCGCCGATGGCATTTGCCTCTCCATTGCTGATCGCGGACTAGGTGTGCCGGCCGAGAAGCGCGAAGATGTACTGAAGCGCTTCGTGCGGCTGGATGAAAGCCGCTCCAAGCCCGGCACCGGTCTTGGCCTCTCCTTGGTGGAGGCGGTCATGGAATTGCATGGCGGGAAACTGGAGCTGTCCGACACTGATGCGCAGCATCAGGAGAAGCGAGGTCTCACCGTCAGCATGATCTTTCCGGTGAAATAG